Proteins co-encoded in one Diprion similis isolate iyDipSimi1 chromosome 13, iyDipSimi1.1, whole genome shotgun sequence genomic window:
- the LOC124414249 gene encoding uncharacterized protein LOC124414249 isoform X2: MANMRHRDPLLHPCRSTQTTRHPFEIETGTNTGGRGPCGRITDFDRIWDEDYSSFSPRTEETRPLGELRSTMQPTNNRADRQDHPTCSCFFKNDHHEQTMEIKKTADRTLPEPKPHRASKNTCTRCHDTRRKTSIDDPGGGSVVEFYEFYDEGESQSSVPSASSVSSEDKVSPYVLKQQNVSNKEVTPKEIMNSWIPVRGRPMEGLFPTSDNYVDISPRGFSLRKYFPELFLSAAERNEMRAQERRELQEHDTTTLQKEDCTHPKCLCGNCNDLPIMKDWRSVIDNVAINAPPRPWRDKEALITIGMFFHPY, translated from the exons ATGGCAAATATGAGACACAGGGATCCGCTGTTGCACCCCTGCAGATCCACGCAGACGACGAGACATCCATTCGAGATCg AAACCGGTACCAATACCGGTGGACGAGGTCCCTGTGGCAGGATAACGGACTTTGACCGTATTTGGGATGAGGATTATTCATCGTTCTCACCACGAACTGAGGAG ACGCGGCCTTTGGGGGAATTGCGCTCGACAATGCAGCCCACTAACAACCGGGCTGATCGTCAGGATCACCCTACCTGCAGctgtttttttaaaaatgatcatCATGAGCAAACAATGGAAATCAAGAAAACTGCAGACCGCACCTTACCAGAACCTAAACCGCATCGTGCATCAAAAAATACTTGTACCAGGTGCCATGACACGCGTAGAAAAACCAGCATTGACGATCCTGGAGGAGGATCCGTAGTTGAGTTTTACGAATTCTATGATGAGGGGGAATCTCAAAGTTCCGTGCCGTCAGCATCCTCGGTGTCCTCGGAAGATAAAGTATCGCCATATGTTTTGAAGCAGCAGAACGTTTCAAACAAAGAGGTTACACCGAAAGAAATCATGAATTCATGGATACCGGTCAGAG GAAGACCCATGGAAGGACTGTTCCCAACAAGTGACAACTACGTCGACATTTCACCTCGAGGATTTTCCTTGCGAAAATACTTTCCCGAGTTATTTTTGAGCGCAGCAGAAAGGAACGAAATGCGAGCCCAAGAGCGTCGGGAACTCCAAGAGCATGATACAACCACACTACAGAAAGAGGATTGCACACATCCGAAATGTCTTTGTGGAAACTGCAATGATTTGCCAATCATGAAAGACTGGCGATCCGTCATTGACAATGTGGCAATTAATGCCCCGCCTCGCCCATGGCGTGACAAAGAAGCACTAATCACCATAGGTATGTTTTTT
- the LOC124414249 gene encoding uncharacterized protein LOC124414249 isoform X1, with protein MINVLNCVWCHLPNHKTRPLGELRSTMQPTNNRADRQDHPTCSCFFKNDHHEQTMEIKKTADRTLPEPKPHRASKNTCTRCHDTRRKTSIDDPGGGSVVEFYEFYDEGESQSSVPSASSVSSEDKVSPYVLKQQNVSNKEVTPKEIMNSWIPVRGRPMEGLFPTSDNYVDISPRGFSLRKYFPELFLSAAERNEMRAQERRELQEHDTTTLQKEDCTHPKCLCGNCNDLPIMKDWRSVIDNVAINAPPRPWRDKEALITIGMFFHPY; from the exons ATGATTAATGTTCTCAATTGCGTATGGTGTCATCTTCCCAATCACAAGACGCGGCCTTTGGGGGAATTGCGCTCGACAATGCAGCCCACTAACAACCGGGCTGATCGTCAGGATCACCCTACCTGCAGctgtttttttaaaaatgatcatCATGAGCAAACAATGGAAATCAAGAAAACTGCAGACCGCACCTTACCAGAACCTAAACCGCATCGTGCATCAAAAAATACTTGTACCAGGTGCCATGACACGCGTAGAAAAACCAGCATTGACGATCCTGGAGGAGGATCCGTAGTTGAGTTTTACGAATTCTATGATGAGGGGGAATCTCAAAGTTCCGTGCCGTCAGCATCCTCGGTGTCCTCGGAAGATAAAGTATCGCCATATGTTTTGAAGCAGCAGAACGTTTCAAACAAAGAGGTTACACCGAAAGAAATCATGAATTCATGGATACCGGTCAGAG GAAGACCCATGGAAGGACTGTTCCCAACAAGTGACAACTACGTCGACATTTCACCTCGAGGATTTTCCTTGCGAAAATACTTTCCCGAGTTATTTTTGAGCGCAGCAGAAAGGAACGAAATGCGAGCCCAAGAGCGTCGGGAACTCCAAGAGCATGATACAACCACACTACAGAAAGAGGATTGCACACATCCGAAATGTCTTTGTGGAAACTGCAATGATTTGCCAATCATGAAAGACTGGCGATCCGTCATTGACAATGTGGCAATTAATGCCCCGCCTCGCCCATGGCGTGACAAAGAAGCACTAATCACCATAGGTATGTTTTTT